In Escherichia ruysiae, a genomic segment contains:
- the fdoI gene encoding formate dehydrogenase cytochrome b556 subunit has product MKRRDTIVRYTAPERINHWVTAFCFILAAVSGLGFLFPSFNWLMQIMGTPQLARILHPFVGVVMFASFIIMFFRYWHHNLINRDDIFWAKNIRKIVVNEEVGDTGRYNFGQKCVFWAAIIFLVLLLVSGVIIWRPYFAPAFSIPVIRFALMLHSFAAVALIVVIMVHIYAALWVKGTITAMVEGWVTSAWAKKHHPRWYREVRKTTEKKAE; this is encoded by the coding sequence ATGAAACGACGTGACACCATCGTGCGCTACACCGCGCCGGAACGTATCAACCACTGGGTAACCGCCTTCTGTTTCATCCTGGCGGCGGTGAGTGGGCTGGGCTTTTTGTTCCCGTCCTTCAACTGGTTGATGCAAATCATGGGCACACCGCAGCTGGCGCGAATTCTGCACCCGTTTGTCGGCGTGGTTATGTTTGCCTCGTTCATCATCATGTTTTTCCGTTACTGGCATCACAACCTAATCAATCGGGATGATATCTTTTGGGCGAAGAATATTCGTAAGATCGTCGTCAACGAGGAAGTAGGTGACACCGGGCGTTATAACTTCGGTCAGAAATGCGTTTTCTGGGCAGCGATTATTTTCCTGGTTCTGCTGCTGGTGAGCGGTGTGATTATCTGGCGTCCTTATTTTGCGCCTGCTTTCTCAATCCCGGTGATCCGATTCGCGTTAATGCTGCATTCATTTGCCGCAGTAGCGTTAATTGTGGTTATCATGGTGCATATCTACGCCGCCCTTTGGGTGAAAGGCACGATTACCGCCATGGTGGAAGGATGGGTTACCAGCGCATGGGCGAAGAAACACCATCCACGCTGGTATCGTGAAGTCCGCAAGACAACGGAAAAGAAAGCTGAATGA
- the fdhE gene encoding formate dehydrogenase accessory protein FdhE, protein MSIRIIPQDELGSSEKRTADMIPPLLFPRLKNLYNRRAERLRELAENNPLGDYLRFAALIAHAQEVVLYDHPLEMDLTARIKEASAQGKPPLDIHVLPRDKHWQKLLMALIAELKPEMSGPALAVIENLEKASTQELEDMASALFASDFSSVSSDKAPFIWAALSLYWAQMANLIPGKARAEYGEQRQYCPVCGSMPVSSMVQIGTTQGLRYLHCNLCETEWHVVRVKCSNCEQSGKLHYWSLDDEQAAIKAESCDDCGTYLKILYQEKEPKVEAVADDLASLVLDARMEQEGYARSSINPFLFPGEGE, encoded by the coding sequence ATGAGTATTCGCATAATCCCGCAAGATGAGCTGGGTTCGAGCGAGAAACGTACGGCGGATATGATTCCGCCGTTATTGTTCCCTCGGCTCAAGAATTTATACAACCGCCGCGCCGAGCGTCTGCGCGAGCTGGCAGAAAATAATCCGCTGGGTGATTACCTGCGCTTTGCTGCGCTTATCGCCCACGCCCAGGAAGTGGTGCTGTACGACCATCCGCTGGAGATGGATCTGACCGCGCGCATTAAAGAAGCCAGCGCACAGGGTAAGCCACCACTGGATATTCACGTCCTGCCGCGCGATAAGCACTGGCAAAAGCTACTGATGGCGCTGATTGCTGAGCTGAAACCAGAAATGAGCGGTCCGGCGCTGGCCGTGATTGAGAATCTGGAGAAGGCATCGACCCAGGAGCTGGAAGATATGGCCAGCGCACTGTTTGCCTCTGATTTCTCGTCCGTCAGCAGCGATAAAGCGCCGTTTATCTGGGCTGCACTGTCGCTCTACTGGGCGCAGATGGCCAATCTGATCCCCGGCAAAGCCCGCGCTGAATACGGCGAACAACGTCAATATTGCCCGGTTTGTGGTTCTATGCCGGTGTCCAGCATGGTGCAAATTGGCACCACTCAGGGTCTGCGTTACCTGCACTGCAACCTGTGCGAAACCGAATGGCACGTGGTGCGCGTAAAATGCAGCAACTGCGAGCAGAGCGGCAAACTGCATTACTGGTCGCTGGATGACGAACAGGCCGCGATTAAAGCCGAAAGCTGCGATGACTGCGGCACTTACCTGAAGATTCTTTATCAGGAAAAAGAACCGAAAGTTGAAGCCGTGGCAGATGACCTCGCCTCTCTGGTACTGGACGCGCGAATGGAGCAAGAAGGCTACGCCCGTAGTTCCATTAACCCGTTCCTGTTTCCGGGTGAAGGGGAGTAA
- a CDS encoding ribbon-helix-helix domain-containing protein, with protein sequence MAMNTVFLHLSEEAIKRLNKLRGWRKVSRSAILREAIEQYLERQQFPVRKAKGGRQRGETVGVDDQCKDHKE encoded by the coding sequence ATGGCGATGAATACGGTTTTTCTTCATTTATCAGAAGAGGCAATTAAACGGCTGAATAAGCTCAGGGGCTGGCGTAAGGTTTCGCGATCTGCAATTTTGCGCGAAGCGATAGAGCAATATCTGGAGCGTCAGCAATTCCCGGTGCGTAAAGCAAAGGGTGGCAGGCAAAGGGGTGAGACAGTAGGTGTTGATGATCAGTGTAAGGATCATAAGGAATGA